One Brockia lithotrophica genomic region harbors:
- a CDS encoding GDP-mannose 4,6-dehydratase — MTEMKKALITGITGQDGSYLAEFLLNKGYEVHGIIRRSSTFSTSRIDHLYRDPHDPEARLFLHYGDMTDGIGLKRLLDKIRPDEVYNLAAQSHVKVSFEQPEYTANIVALGTLRLLEAVRLHREETGREVRVYQAGSSEMFGSAPPPQSESTPFHPRSPYAVSKVAAYWYAVNYREAYGMFIANGILFNHESERRGETFVTRKITRAVGRIKVGLQRKLYLGNLEARRDWGYAPDYVEAMWLMLQQEEPDDYVIATGESHSVREFVEAAFGAVGLDWRDYVEIDPRYFRPAEVDFLLGDPRKAREKLGWRPRVTFQELVIRMVEHDLELARREKTLLDAGHKIVLQGVMERG; from the coding sequence GTGACGGAGATGAAAAAGGCCTTGATCACGGGTATCACGGGTCAGGACGGGTCGTATCTCGCGGAATTTCTCCTGAACAAGGGGTACGAGGTTCACGGGATCATCCGCCGCTCGAGCACCTTTAGTACTTCGCGGATCGATCATTTGTACCGGGATCCCCACGATCCCGAGGCGAGGCTCTTTTTGCACTACGGGGACATGACGGACGGCATTGGTCTCAAGCGCCTATTGGACAAAATCCGGCCGGACGAGGTATACAATCTCGCCGCCCAATCCCACGTCAAGGTATCCTTTGAGCAGCCGGAGTATACGGCGAACATCGTCGCCCTGGGAACGCTTCGCCTTTTGGAAGCCGTGCGTCTGCACAGGGAAGAGACGGGGCGGGAAGTGCGCGTCTATCAGGCGGGGTCTTCGGAAATGTTCGGTTCTGCCCCTCCCCCGCAGTCGGAGTCTACCCCCTTTCATCCTCGAAGCCCCTATGCGGTTTCGAAAGTCGCGGCCTACTGGTATGCCGTAAACTACCGCGAAGCGTACGGCATGTTCATCGCAAACGGCATTCTCTTCAACCACGAATCGGAACGGCGCGGGGAGACGTTTGTGACGCGCAAGATCACGCGGGCAGTTGGACGGATCAAGGTAGGACTTCAACGCAAGCTCTATCTGGGGAACCTCGAGGCGCGTCGCGATTGGGGGTATGCGCCGGATTACGTGGAGGCGATGTGGCTCATGTTGCAGCAGGAAGAGCCCGACGACTACGTGATCGCCACGGGAGAGTCCCATTCCGTGCGCGAATTTGTGGAGGCTGCCTTCGGAGCCGTTGGGTTGGATTGGCGCGACTACGTAGAGATCGATCCGCGGTATTTTCGGCCCGCAGAGGTGGACTTTTTGCTCGGCGATCCTCGAAAGGCACGTGAGAAGCTCGGGTGGCGTCCGAGGGTGACGTTTCAAGAACTCGTAATCCGTATGGTAGAACACGACCTCGAACTCGCCCGAAGGGAAAAAACGCTTCTGGATGCCGGGCATAAAATCGTCTTGCAGGGGGTTATGGAACGTGGATAA
- a CDS encoding Undecaprenyl-phosphate galactosephosphotransferase, with the protein MSAVNGSSPLRVISQNEVELGIRKKYANKIVSPYVVFSLFFITDLLILLFSMYTSVWIRLYVLRWLPNVIGPEQYVQLLYGVVAMPFAYAFAGLYPGYGLHPVERLRRRTLVTTLTFGVLIFWEFLVRREASSRGILLLTYAFSLVLIPIGDAVLRSLLRKTNLWGTPVVVFGKDAARASVLQRILEFQDLGYVPVQAASLDAAPYAQNVLNGVNTAIVAYFPEEREKVLSHLSALRYARVLLVEERDGFQSLWVATRDLGGTMALEIQKNLLDRRNRIIKRAMDLTFGGILFLVSLPIVLFLAALVFLVSPGNPFFVQEREGLGGRTIRVWKLRTMYPDARERLQKYLESSPEAQEEWNRYFKLKHDPRILPGIGHFLRRTSLDELPQLWNVVRGDMSLVGPRPFPFYHLEVFDEEFRVLRRSVLPGMTGLWQVSARSDGDVEKQKVLDTYYIRNWSLWLDLYILALTFLVVIRGKGAY; encoded by the coding sequence ATGTCCGCTGTAAACGGATCTTCGCCTTTACGTGTGATTTCACAAAATGAAGTGGAGTTGGGTATCAGAAAAAAATACGCGAATAAAATCGTATCGCCATATGTGGTATTTTCGTTGTTTTTTATTACAGATTTATTGATTTTATTATTTTCCATGTACACTTCGGTGTGGATACGATTGTACGTACTTCGGTGGTTGCCCAACGTCATCGGTCCGGAACAGTACGTCCAGCTTTTGTACGGCGTGGTAGCGATGCCCTTTGCCTACGCCTTCGCGGGTTTGTATCCGGGGTACGGCCTTCATCCCGTGGAGCGTTTGCGCAGGCGAACGCTGGTTACGACTCTTACTTTCGGCGTTCTCATTTTTTGGGAATTTCTCGTTCGGCGCGAAGCATCTTCCCGGGGGATCCTCCTTCTCACCTACGCGTTTTCTCTTGTCCTCATCCCTATAGGGGACGCCGTTCTCCGCTCTCTCTTGCGCAAGACGAATCTCTGGGGGACACCTGTGGTTGTCTTCGGAAAGGATGCCGCCCGAGCCTCGGTACTCCAACGGATCTTGGAATTTCAAGACCTCGGGTACGTGCCCGTTCAGGCGGCTTCTTTGGACGCCGCCCCTTACGCGCAAAACGTGCTTAACGGCGTGAATACGGCGATTGTCGCGTACTTTCCCGAGGAGCGCGAAAAAGTCTTGTCGCATCTGTCTGCGCTCCGCTATGCGCGTGTCCTTCTCGTAGAAGAGCGGGATGGCTTTCAGAGCCTCTGGGTTGCGACACGCGATCTCGGGGGAACGATGGCGCTGGAGATCCAGAAAAACCTCCTCGATCGGAGAAATCGGATCATCAAGCGGGCGATGGACCTAACCTTTGGGGGGATTCTCTTTCTCGTCAGCCTCCCGATCGTCCTTTTTCTCGCGGCACTCGTTTTCTTGGTAAGTCCGGGGAACCCCTTTTTCGTCCAGGAAAGAGAGGGACTCGGGGGTCGTACGATTCGCGTGTGGAAGCTGCGCACGATGTACCCCGACGCCCGGGAACGTCTTCAGAAATACCTGGAAAGTTCTCCGGAAGCGCAAGAGGAGTGGAACCGGTACTTTAAGCTCAAGCACGACCCGCGCATCCTGCCGGGGATCGGTCACTTTTTGCGGAGGACGAGCCTGGACGAGCTTCCCCAACTTTGGAACGTCGTGCGAGGGGATATGAGCCTAGTGGGACCCCGGCCGTTTCCCTTTTACCATCTCGAAGTCTTCGACGAGGAATTCCGGGTTCTCCGGCGCAGCGTGCTCCCGGGGATGACGGGTCTTTGGCAGGTTTCGGCGCGGAGCGACGGGGACGTCGAAAAGCAGAAGGTCTTAGACACCTATTACATTCGGAATTGGTCTCTGTGGCTTGATCTGTACATTCTGGCCCTCACGTTTCTCGTGGTTATCCGAGGAAAGGGCGCGTACTAG
- a CDS encoding N-acetylmannosaminyltransferase, whose product MPNGTNRSAGEIHILGMRVDPTSYEDATSKILAWAERGESRYVCVANVHMVMEAYDDPRFRRLVNDSDLVTPDGMPLVWMLRLLGKKGQERVYGPELTLRVLEAAAEKGIPVGFYGSSPEVLENLVNNLRRRYTGLRVVYAHSPPYRELSAQEEEEVVRSIRESGAKILFVGLGCPKQERWMANHKGKIDAVMVGVGAAFDFHAGRVRQAPPWMQRMGLEWLFRLLMEPRRLWKRYAKHNPRFVALAALQLIGVRRYDTT is encoded by the coding sequence GTGCCAAACGGGACAAATCGGAGCGCGGGCGAAATCCACATCCTCGGCATGCGCGTAGACCCTACGAGTTACGAAGATGCCACGTCGAAAATTCTCGCTTGGGCCGAAAGAGGGGAGAGTCGCTACGTCTGCGTTGCCAACGTCCACATGGTCATGGAGGCGTACGACGACCCGAGATTTCGTCGGTTGGTAAACGATTCCGACCTCGTGACCCCCGACGGTATGCCCTTGGTCTGGATGTTGCGTCTTTTGGGAAAGAAGGGTCAGGAGCGCGTGTACGGCCCGGAGCTCACCCTCCGCGTATTGGAGGCTGCGGCGGAAAAGGGGATTCCCGTCGGATTTTACGGATCGAGTCCCGAAGTCTTAGAAAATCTTGTAAATAATCTGCGGCGGCGCTATACTGGGCTTCGGGTCGTCTATGCGCACTCCCCGCCCTATCGGGAGCTCAGCGCGCAGGAAGAAGAGGAGGTGGTTCGTTCTATTCGCGAAAGCGGAGCGAAGATCCTCTTCGTCGGTCTGGGCTGTCCGAAGCAAGAGCGTTGGATGGCCAACCACAAGGGAAAGATCGATGCGGTGATGGTGGGGGTTGGGGCTGCCTTTGATTTTCACGCCGGACGGGTTCGTCAAGCACCTCCGTGGATGCAGCGCATGGGGCTCGAGTGGTTGTTTCGTCTGCTCATGGAGCCGCGAAGGCTTTGGAAGAGGTATGCAAAGCACAATCCGAGGTTTGTCGCGCTTGCCGCTCTACAGCTTATCGGCGTGCGTCGCTATGACACGACTTGA
- a CDS encoding GDP-L-fucose synthetase — MDKTSKIYVAGHRGLVGSAIYRKLKAEGYTNVVVRSRSELDLTNQQQVYDFFARERPEYVFLAAAKVGGILANSTYPADFIRDNLLIQTNVIDAAYRSGVKKLLFLGSSCIYPKYAPQPIKEEYLLSGKLEPTNEPYAIAKISGIIMCQSYRRQYGFNAISLMPTNLYGPGDNFDLETSHVLAALIRKFAEAKESGAQEVVVWGTGTPRREFLHVDDLADAALFLMRNYDDGEIINVGVGEDIRISELAELIADVVGFRGRIVYDTSKPDGTPRKLLDVSKLTALGWRPKISLREGIRQTYEWYVSNRMMARR; from the coding sequence GTGGATAAGACGAGCAAGATCTACGTAGCCGGACACAGAGGTCTCGTAGGTTCCGCAATTTACCGGAAGCTGAAAGCGGAAGGATACACGAACGTCGTCGTGCGGAGCCGGTCCGAGCTCGATCTCACAAATCAACAGCAGGTGTACGATTTCTTTGCTCGGGAAAGACCGGAATACGTGTTCTTAGCTGCAGCCAAAGTAGGAGGAATTCTTGCGAATAGTACATACCCGGCGGATTTTATCCGTGATAATCTTTTGATCCAGACAAACGTGATCGATGCAGCATATCGAAGTGGAGTGAAGAAGCTTCTCTTTCTTGGTAGCAGTTGCATATATCCCAAATACGCTCCCCAACCTATTAAGGAAGAGTATCTTTTATCCGGAAAACTAGAACCAACCAATGAACCTTATGCAATCGCCAAGATTTCCGGTATAATTATGTGCCAGAGTTATCGAAGGCAGTACGGGTTTAATGCGATCAGTCTCATGCCGACAAATTTGTATGGTCCGGGAGATAACTTCGACCTGGAGACCTCTCACGTTTTGGCGGCGCTTATCCGGAAGTTTGCGGAGGCAAAGGAAAGCGGCGCACAAGAGGTGGTGGTCTGGGGTACGGGGACGCCGCGAAGGGAATTCCTTCACGTCGACGACTTGGCGGATGCCGCGCTGTTCCTCATGCGGAATTACGACGACGGCGAGATCATCAACGTCGGTGTAGGCGAAGACATCCGGATTTCGGAGTTGGCGGAGCTCATCGCAGACGTCGTGGGGTTTAGAGGACGGATCGTCTACGACACGAGCAAACCGGACGGCACCCCAAGGAAGCTTCTGGATGTGAGTAAGCTCACCGCGTTGGGTTGGCGCCCCAAAATTTCCCTGCGCGAAGGGATTCGCCAGACATACGAGTGGTACGTATCCAATCGCATGATGGCGAGGCGATAG
- a CDS encoding Glycosyltransferase produces the protein MVHVHNTFPLASPAVFHALKAEGVPLVMTLHNYRLFCVNALFFRKGQVCEACLGRLPWRGVIHGCYRESRLASSVVAGMLTVHRAIGTWNLVDRFIALTEFARKKFIEGGIPPEKIVVKPNFVYPDPGPGEGRGGYALFVGRLSPEKGIQTLLKAWELLGGRIPLKIVGDGPLAEEVSKASQKIRGVEWLGRMPPEEVYALMGEAMFLVFPSEGYENFPRVFAEVFAKGTPVIASDIGAAGEIISHGRTGLHFRPGDPEDLAAKVEWLLGRPRELERMRREARAEYEAKYTAEKNYEQLMAIYRGVLEERGR, from the coding sequence TTGGTTCACGTCCACAATACCTTTCCTCTGGCTTCTCCTGCCGTATTTCATGCGCTCAAGGCGGAAGGGGTCCCGTTGGTGATGACACTGCACAACTATCGCCTTTTTTGCGTAAACGCCCTTTTCTTCCGGAAGGGGCAGGTTTGTGAGGCGTGCCTCGGGCGGCTTCCTTGGCGCGGGGTTATCCACGGGTGTTACCGTGAAAGCAGGTTGGCCAGTTCCGTAGTGGCGGGGATGCTTACGGTGCACCGGGCTATCGGTACTTGGAATCTCGTAGACAGGTTTATCGCCCTAACGGAGTTTGCCCGGAAAAAATTCATAGAGGGCGGTATTCCGCCCGAAAAGATCGTCGTCAAGCCGAACTTCGTGTATCCCGATCCGGGTCCGGGAGAGGGAAGAGGTGGCTATGCGCTTTTCGTAGGGAGACTTTCTCCGGAAAAGGGGATCCAGACGCTCCTCAAAGCTTGGGAACTTTTGGGTGGACGTATACCCCTTAAAATCGTAGGAGATGGACCGCTTGCCGAAGAGGTGAGCAAGGCATCGCAAAAAATCCGAGGTGTAGAGTGGCTGGGGCGTATGCCTCCGGAAGAGGTCTACGCACTCATGGGAGAGGCGATGTTCTTGGTGTTTCCAAGTGAGGGGTACGAAAATTTTCCACGTGTGTTTGCAGAGGTGTTTGCCAAGGGGACTCCCGTGATTGCCTCGGACATCGGGGCCGCAGGGGAGATAATTTCCCACGGACGAACGGGGCTTCACTTTCGGCCGGGTGATCCCGAGGATTTGGCCGCCAAGGTGGAGTGGCTCCTCGGCCGTCCTCGGGAGCTCGAGCGCATGCGTCGCGAGGCTCGAGCGGAGTACGAGGCAAAGTATACGGCGGAGAAAAACTACGAGCAACTCATGGCCATCTACCGGGGAGTTTTGGAGGAAAGGGGGCGTTAG